Proteins from one Macrobrachium rosenbergii isolate ZJJX-2024 chromosome 14, ASM4041242v1, whole genome shotgun sequence genomic window:
- the LOC136845482 gene encoding uncharacterized protein, which yields MGMRGYGWGMPPGQGDLLPPTNKLGDPMGMRGYGWGMPPGQGDLLPPTNKLGDPMGMRGYGSGMPLGQGELLPPANKLGNPMGMRGYGWGVPPGQGGLLPPTNKLGDLMGMWGYGWGIPLGQGDLLPPTNKLGDLMGMRGYGWDIPLGQGDLLPPTNKLGDPMGNTGYGWGIPLGQGDLLPPANKLGNPM from the coding sequence ATGGGAATGCgtggttatgggtggggtatgcCTCCAGGACAGGGTGATTTGCTACCTccaaccaacaagctaggggacccaatgggaatgcggggttatgggtggggtatgcctccgggacagggtgatttgctACCTccaaccaacaagctaggggacccaatGGGAATGCGGGGTTATGGGTCGGGTATGCCTCTGGGACAGGGTGAATTGCTACCTCCAGCCAACAAGCTAGGGAACCCAATGGGaatgcggggttatgggtggggtgtACCTCCAGGACAGGGTGGTTTGCTACCTccaaccaacaagctaggggacctgatgggaatgtggggttatgggtggggcaTACCTCtgggacagggtgatttgctccctccaaccaacaagctaggggacctgatgggaatgcggggttatgggtgggatATACCTCtgggacagggtgatttgctACCTccaaccaacaagctaggggacccgatgggcaatacgggttatgggtggggtatacctctgGGACAGGGAGATTTGCTACCTCCAGCCAACAAGCTAGGGAACCCGATGTGA